From a single Elusimicrobiota bacterium genomic region:
- a CDS encoding lysozyme → MEISKNGLDLIRKWEGQATHLYYDAAGFPTIGIGHLLTKSEGASGKIIINYETVRIRDGLSDKQCLQLLMQDLKEVEDAVNLYIFAELNQNQYDTLVSFAFNVGVYAFKESTLLKLLNQLQYDQAPAQLRRWIRSGGQIINGLITRRENEIKLWETKEVKE, encoded by the coding sequence ATGGAAATAAGCAAAAACGGTTTAGATTTAATAAGGAAGTGGGAGGGGCAAGCTACCCACTTATATTATGATGCAGCCGGATTTCCAACAATAGGCATCGGCCATCTATTAACAAAATCCGAGGGTGCTTCCGGCAAAATAATTATCAACTATGAAACAGTCAGAATAAGGGACGGACTCTCAGACAAGCAATGTTTACAACTCTTGATGCAAGACCTAAAAGAAGTGGAAGATGCGGTCAATCTTTATATTTTTGCGGAATTGAACCAAAACCAATATGATACTTTGGTATCTTTCGCTTTTAATGTTGGAGTTTACGCATTCAAAGAAAGCACCCTATTAAAACTTTTGAATCAACTTCAATACGATCAAGCCCCTGCTCAACTGCGAAGATGGATCAGGAGTGGGGGACAGATAATAAACGGATTAATAACCAGGCGTGAGAATGAGATAAAGCTGTGGGAAACGAAAGAGGTGAAAGAATGA